From the genome of Hathewaya histolytica, one region includes:
- a CDS encoding DUF2247 family protein codes for MQFLRNEVIKIYTIDLFKNCNLKMTWSDVHWGIKEFLLDIESVSKFAEEYLTNDSQTCIDEIYELAWRTKDRELTLSLLNSVLKKLPEQNTQDNETTIRRWRYCIIKTLREHESNNSNLLDKMEIVYPDFNYPVEMRGFIKYMPPDDDYNPCKYGVEENEQHMIDKIDDFIKIEWNKINL; via the coding sequence ATGCAATTCCTAAGAAATGAGGTGATTAAAATTTATACTATTGATTTGTTTAAAAATTGCAACTTAAAAATGACCTGGTCTGATGTACATTGGGGTATAAAAGAATTTCTATTAGATATAGAATCAGTATCAAAATTTGCTGAAGAATATTTAACGAATGATTCACAAACTTGTATTGATGAAATATATGAATTAGCATGGAGGACTAAGGATAGGGAATTAACATTAAGTTTGCTCAATAGTGTTTTAAAGAAACTTCCAGAGCAAAACACTCAAGATAATGAAACTACCATTAGAAGGTGGCGATATTGCATAATAAAAACATTGAGAGAACATGAATCTAATAATTCAAATCTTCTTGATAAGATGGAAATTGTTTATCCGGATTTCAATTACCCTGTAGAAATGAGAGGTTTTATTAAATATATGCCACCAGATGATGATTACAATCCATGTAAGTATGGTGTAGAAGAAAATGAACAACATATGATTGATAAAATAGATGATTTTATCAAAATTGAATGGAATAAAATAAACTTATAA
- a CDS encoding deaminase domain-containing protein, translating into MADVNFLNISNKYKNKLPQWAIGKGNFGCAQVTIEDITKNEYFAHSAIQAEIESVKGTWISIKLDSTLLKAIKVDGNNVVGGAGAWLRDVDTEFKILSEIQNQLGTKYNTVDKIKFFTELECCPSCLDVIKQFFKLYPNIDIEIIYKIKKIERRLYLMNKYNFYESKFRTLESFYMWVEQGSTYDVAASQCMYYDQPQNELDEIVMSITIGTRFARCGKALGDDFKQVLKKKIESFNMLDLSKYNLNEEELKVFKEEISEVSGYISN; encoded by the coding sequence GTGGCAGATGTTAATTTCTTAAATATAAGCAATAAATATAAAAATAAACTGCCACAATGGGCTATAGGAAAAGGTAATTTTGGATGTGCTCAAGTAACTATAGAGGATATAACTAAAAATGAATATTTTGCACATAGTGCAATACAGGCAGAGATAGAGAGTGTTAAAGGAACTTGGATTTCAATAAAACTAGATTCAACTTTATTAAAGGCAATCAAAGTTGATGGAAACAATGTAGTAGGTGGAGCTGGAGCGTGGTTAAGAGATGTTGATACTGAATTTAAAATACTTTCAGAAATACAAAATCAATTGGGAACCAAGTATAATACAGTAGATAAAATTAAATTCTTTACTGAATTAGAATGTTGCCCAAGTTGTTTAGATGTAATAAAACAATTTTTTAAATTATATCCTAACATAGATATTGAAATAATATATAAGATAAAAAAAATAGAAAGAAGGTTATATTTGATGAACAAATACAATTTTTATGAAAGCAAGTTTAGAACTTTGGAATCTTTTTATATGTGGGTAGAACAAGGAAGTACTTATGATGTTGCAGCATCACAATGTATGTATTATGATCAACCACAGAATGAGCTTGATGAAATAGTGATGTCTATAACAATTGGTACTAGATTTGCTAGATGTGGAAAAGCATTAGGTGATGATTTTAAACAAGTTTTGAAAAAGAAAATTGAAAGTTTTAATATGTTAGACTTATCAAAGTATAATTTAAACGAGGAGGAGTTAAAAGTTTTTAAGGAAGAAATAAGTGAAGTGTCTGGATATATTTCAAATTAG
- a CDS encoding site-specific integrase yields MNEIVESFKVSLIEDGKSPKTIESYIGDIKAFIEFLGSKGADFNSTLQRFYVVSYKNFLVDSNYEVATINKKINSIHALNRYLVETGEMKEIVVENSKDRVKIKNSLRIGETSRGLFR; encoded by the coding sequence ATGAATGAAATAGTAGAAAGTTTCAAGGTAAGTCTAATTGAAGATGGTAAAAGTCCTAAAACAATTGAAAGCTACATTGGAGACATAAAAGCATTCATAGAATTTCTAGGAAGTAAAGGAGCTGATTTCAATAGTACTCTACAACGATTCTACGTAGTAAGCTACAAGAATTTTCTAGTAGATAGTAACTATGAGGTAGCAACAATAAATAAAAAGATAAATAGCATTCATGCATTAAATAGATATCTAGTAGAAACTGGTGAGATGAAAGAAATAGTTGTAGAAAATTCTAAAGATAGAGTAAAAATAAAAAATAGCCTACGGATCGGAGAAACAAGTAGAGGTCTATTCAGATAA
- the cdiI gene encoding ribonuclease toxin immunity protein CdiI, whose protein sequence is MILNDKNDIRNHIEYYYIHIGDGYLIDALDNYSKLEGFGIKGIWCCFANEYEEWEEDYFGESGVAYYFDYPAVEKDCIVILTYKEFYKYLLDVCEKYVEKHSEEKGIIYEYLNKIKVNLNL, encoded by the coding sequence ATGATATTAAATGACAAAAATGATATTAGAAATCATATAGAATATTATTATATTCATATAGGAGATGGGTATTTAATAGATGCATTAGATAATTATTCGAAGTTGGAAGGATTCGGAATAAAGGGTATTTGGTGTTGCTTTGCAAATGAATACGAAGAATGGGAAGAAGATTACTTTGGAGAAAGTGGAGTAGCATATTATTTTGATTATCCAGCAGTAGAAAAAGATTGCATAGTTATATTAACTTACAAAGAATTTTATAAATACTTACTTGATGTTTGTGAAAAGTATGTTGAAAAACATTCAGAAGAAAAAGGTATTATATATGAATATTTAAATAAGATAAAAGTAAATTTAAATCTATAA
- a CDS encoding SMI1/KNR4 family protein encodes MIGDEMVGYKDYEKAVNLIEDNEELKDDIGGCSYKLIEMAEKRLNMKFPKSYTDFLLKFGALSFGSEEIYGIVREDFDNSRVPDAIWYTLVERRDAQIPYWLLSIYDTGSEELICLNFNNINKEGEPTVVSFVPGIDREYQIYEEISKDFGEFLLSRIKMELDI; translated from the coding sequence ATGATAGGAGATGAAATGGTGGGTTATAAAGATTACGAGAAGGCAGTAAATTTAATTGAAGATAATGAAGAATTAAAAGATGATATAGGAGGATGTTCATATAAGTTAATCGAAATGGCAGAGAAAAGGTTAAATATGAAATTTCCTAAGAGCTATACAGATTTCTTACTTAAGTTTGGAGCTTTAAGTTTTGGTTCAGAAGAGATATATGGCATTGTTAGAGAAGATTTTGATAATTCTAGGGTTCCAGATGCAATATGGTATACGCTTGTAGAGAGAAGAGACGCTCAAATTCCATATTGGTTACTATCTATTTATGATACAGGAAGTGAAGAACTAATTTGTTTAAACTTTAATAACATAAATAAAGAAGGTGAACCAACGGTTGTGTCCTTTGTTCCAGGAATAGATAGAGAATATCAGATATATGAAGAGATTTCCAAAGATTTTGGTGAATTTTTATTAAGTAGAATTAAAATGGAGCTAGATATTTAA
- a CDS encoding tyrosine-type recombinase/integrase, with amino-acid sequence MQNENKVSKRNKVIAMLLLYTGVRVSELCSIKIKDIDFLNYSIKIYGKGGKFREVPLKFDLADVIKEYIKDRYYSLKDSEYLIIGQRGALRRDAINTILERLTNEIGMVNKLKPHTFRHTFCTRLINRGVPISTVSKLAGHSSVDTTATFYINSSREEKLKAVNLL; translated from the coding sequence ATTCAGAACGAGAACAAGGTAAGTAAAAGAAATAAAGTAATTGCAATGTTACTACTTTACACAGGTGTTAGAGTAAGTGAACTATGTAGTATCAAGATAAAAGATATTGATTTCTTAAACTACTCCATAAAGATATATGGTAAGGGTGGAAAGTTTAGAGAAGTACCACTAAAATTCGATTTAGCTGATGTAATAAAGGAATACATTAAAGATAGATATTACAGCTTAAAAGATTCAGAATATCTAATAATAGGTCAAAGAGGAGCATTGAGAAGAGATGCTATAAATACAATTCTTGAAAGATTAACTAATGAGATAGGAATGGTAAATAAGTTAAAACCTCATACCTTTAGACATACCTTCTGTACAAGGCTAATAAATAGAGGCGTACCAATTTCAACAGTAAGTAAACTAGCAGGTCATAGCAGTGTAGATACTACTGCAACATTCTACATCAATAGTAGCAGAGAAGAAAAACTAAAAGCAGTAAATCTACTATAG
- a CDS encoding CDI toxin immunity protein, which produces MTLLEECIEALGNDICIFNGDEKLAIEDKFYNMVPLTTWGRINWDKFKNIVEVKGLEDLNLIEGNKKYYIIWGDIEMPVVKSELVNILNNLDDVIAVSFDTWLLAEDESMVIEFYHESDVTIGMLADLIYL; this is translated from the coding sequence ATGACATTATTGGAAGAATGTATTGAGGCATTAGGTAATGATATATGTATATTTAATGGTGATGAGAAGCTAGCTATAGAAGATAAGTTCTACAATATGGTACCACTAACTACGTGGGGAAGAATTAATTGGGATAAGTTTAAGAATATAGTAGAAGTTAAAGGGTTAGAAGATTTAAATCTAATAGAGGGAAATAAAAAGTATTACATCATATGGGGAGATATTGAGATGCCTGTAGTAAAAAGTGAGTTGGTAAATATTTTAAATAACTTAGATGATGTAATAGCTGTAAGTTTTGATACTTGGTTATTAGCAGAAGATGAAAGTATGGTAATAGAATTTTATCATGAATCAGATGTGACAATTGGTATGTTAGCTGATTTAATATATCTTTAA
- a CDS encoding polymorphic toxin type 28 domain-containing protein: MLVAVTVAIHSNKLLNKDREKLSKSKRNKGVTQTPELTRTQSKYIERMNNVINDHLKESDFSGALRDLEGNPVLRPDGSAFNHKKEVEDAYVGLKKITKGLGNSLKNPNLSGATRKIIQENVDKGNYYLNRIEELFKVYGGINIE; encoded by the coding sequence ATGCTAGTAGCAGTAACAGTAGCTATACATTCTAATAAACTCTTAAATAAAGATAGAGAAAAACTTAGTAAGAGTAAGAGGAATAAGGGTGTTACACAAACACCAGAATTAACAAGAACACAAAGTAAATATATTGAGAGAATGAATAATGTAATAAATGACCATCTTAAGGAATCAGATTTTTCTGGGGCTTTAAGAGATTTAGAAGGAAATCCAGTTTTAAGACCAGACGGAAGTGCATTTAATCATAAGAAAGAAGTAGAGGATGCATACGTAGGTCTGAAAAAGATAACAAAAGGACTTGGGAATTCTCTGAAAAATCCTAATTTATCAGGTGCAACAAGAAAAATTATACAAGAGAATGTAGATAAAGGTAATTACTATTTAAATAGAATAGAAGAACTATTTAAGGTATATGGAGGGATAAACATTGAGTAA
- a CDS encoding Mor transcription activator family protein, with protein MSINKSDFNGIYEELIELLGLEVTIKIHEYFKGQQVNFPMRLHSKSYVIKELQGRSVSDSKKLAKKLGYTDNRTRKLLKKIERSNNNE; from the coding sequence TTGAGTATAAATAAATCAGATTTCAATGGAATATATGAAGAGCTAATTGAATTACTAGGCTTAGAAGTAACTATAAAAATACATGAATATTTCAAAGGTCAACAAGTAAACTTTCCAATGAGATTACATTCTAAATCCTATGTGATTAAAGAACTTCAAGGTAGGTCCGTAAGCGATAGCAAAAAACTAGCTAAGAAATTAGGATACACAGATAACAGGACAAGAAAACTATTAAAGAAAATTGAGAGGAGCAATAACAATGAATGA
- a CDS encoding contact-dependent growth inhibition system immunity protein — translation MSNDEKIISDIYGISIEVAKNICPTEEWYINLLKKKPEDINMCEITKMLIHNTFLETAIEMAIKILEDDYMAGEFYDGHLLKLLSNVELGKYNSQVDNLRTTMNKIKKIVKEDDWDTEEDYNEYVNNLNKSLELLK, via the coding sequence TTGAGTAATGATGAAAAAATAATATCAGATATTTATGGAATCTCTATAGAGGTTGCAAAGAATATATGTCCCACAGAAGAATGGTATATAAATTTATTGAAGAAGAAACCAGAAGATATAAATATGTGTGAAATAACTAAGATGTTAATTCATAATACTTTTCTAGAAACAGCTATTGAAATGGCTATAAAAATATTAGAAGATGATTATATGGCTGGAGAATTTTATGATGGACATTTATTAAAATTACTTTCTAATGTAGAGTTAGGTAAATATAATAGTCAAGTAGATAATTTAAGAACAACCATGAATAAAATAAAAAAAATAGTTAAAGAAGACGATTGGGATACTGAAGAAGACTATAACGAATATGTAAATAATTTAAACAAGAGTTTAGAGCTATTAAAATAA
- the cdiI gene encoding ribonuclease toxin immunity protein CdiI: protein MYDKSMYIDDIEDRDKYLKLYYKNMIFFNEKHLIKALERHSKFEGDAISQELRCCFANEFQEWEEDYFGESGVAYYFDYPAVEKDCIVILTYKEFYEYLLDACKKYVEKHSEEKDIIYEYLNKIKVNLNL from the coding sequence ATGTATGATAAAAGTATGTACATAGATGACATAGAAGATAGAGATAAGTATCTAAAGTTGTATTATAAAAATATGATATTTTTTAATGAAAAACATTTAATAAAAGCACTTGAAAGACATTCAAAATTTGAAGGTGATGCAATATCTCAAGAATTAAGGTGTTGTTTTGCAAATGAATTTCAAGAATGGGAAGAAGATTACTTTGGAGAAAGTGGAGTAGCATATTATTTTGATTATCCAGCAGTAGAAAAAGATTGCATAGTTATATTAACTTACAAAGAATTTTATGAATACTTACTTGATGCTTGTAAAAAGTATGTTGAAAAACATTCAGAAGAAAAAGATATTATATATGAATATTTAAATAAGATAAAAGTAAATTTAAATCTATAA
- a CDS encoding Imm8 family immunity protein: protein MDVFFLSCQVDIGFKYEIGAEIYSFDIVSPKKLKKMLVRDEVEIGKGYFIMNDYNKRSVCNKIEKLIDGEVSENNKHDIFNEISVYFKNQV, encoded by the coding sequence ATAGATGTTTTTTTCCTATCATGTCAAGTAGATATTGGTTTTAAATATGAAATAGGAGCAGAAATCTATTCTTTTGATATTGTAAGCCCTAAAAAACTTAAAAAAATGTTAGTGAGAGATGAAGTTGAGATAGGAAAAGGATATTTCATTATGAATGATTATAATAAGAGATCAGTATGTAATAAAATAGAAAAGTTAATTGATGGAGAGGTTTCAGAAAATAATAAGCACGATATTTTTAATGAAATTAGTGTTTATTTTAAAAATCAAGTTTAA
- the cdiI gene encoding ribonuclease toxin immunity protein CdiI has product MIINNKNKSKIEELLNLYYWVIGDEKLLFVLDKYSNCEGFGVENIWCCFANEFQEWEEDYFGESGVEYYFDYPALEKDCMVILTYKEFYEYLLDFCKKYVEKHSEEKDIIYEYLNNIKVNLNLNL; this is encoded by the coding sequence ATGATAATAAATAATAAAAATAAAAGTAAGATAGAAGAACTATTAAATTTATATTATTGGGTTATAGGAGATGAAAAGTTATTGTTTGTTTTAGATAAGTATAGTAATTGTGAAGGATTTGGTGTTGAAAATATTTGGTGTTGTTTTGCAAATGAATTTCAAGAATGGGAAGAAGATTACTTTGGAGAAAGTGGAGTAGAATATTATTTTGATTATCCAGCACTAGAAAAAGATTGCATGGTTATATTAACTTACAAAGAATTTTATGAATACTTACTTGATTTTTGTAAAAAGTATGTTGAAAAACATTCAGAAGAAAAAGATATTATATATGAATATTTAAATAATATAAAAGTAAATTTAAATCTAAATCTATAA